The genomic interval ATTAATTCTATTTCTAATGAATAAAATCATAACCTTCACCACCTACTTTTAAATTATTTTATCATAGTTAAAATTTTTTTACACTCAGGGCACCCCTTTATGTGCCCTTATAATTATTTTTACATCAACGAGGAGTGACTTTGACTTGACATCATTTACAGTAACAAAACGTAAAAATAAGAATTCAGCATCTTGGCAATATGACGTCAAACACCCTTCTTTCAAATCAGGAAAGAAACGTAAGTCAGGATTTAAAACTAAAGCTGAGGCGATTTTTGCAGCACAACAATTGATACGGGACTTGGAAGACGGAAATGCAATCGATGATAAAACATTTAAAGAATATTATGTGGATTGGCTTGTGATAAAAAACAAGAAACATTTATCTAAACGTCAATATTATTGGTATGAACGTTCTATTAAATTATTTGAAGAGCATTTCGGTGAAGGTATGTTAATTAAAAACATCACACGTACAGAATATCAAAAGTTCTTAAATAATTACGGTGAGGGGCATACAGACGAAACTGTGCGCAAAGTGCATGGTTGCTTATCGCGTTGTTTACGCGATGCGTTATATGATGGCTATTTGAAGAAAGACCCCACTTATAACGCTGAAGTTAGAGGTACAAAAAAATCAAAAGAAGAAGCTACAAAATTTATGACAATAAAGCAATATGAAAAGTTAATTGAATATTTTAAAACACGCGATGAAGAAAGCTATATTTTCCTTTTCATTTTAGCCATAACAGGAGGGAGATACAGTGATGCAATAAATATGATTGATATAGATTTAAATGAGCAGGACGGTATTATACATTTAAGAGGCACTAAATCGATTAATGCTGATCGCTTTGTAGAAGTTTCACAAAAAGATATAAAACTTATTAAGTCTAAATTAGCTAAATTACCCAAACGTATTGACGGTAAATTGTTCAAGTTGAGTCACACCGCTGTATCTAAATCGTTCAATCACGCTAAAAAACAAACAGGAATAAAAGATAAACATATAACACCCTATGCATTACGACACACTCACACATCTTACTTACTTTCGAAAGGCATACCAATCGAGTATATAAGCAAAAGATTAGGTCATTATAAAATATCTGTTACCCTCGATATTTATTCCCACTTGCTCGACGAACATAAAAAAGAGCAAGGTCAACGTGTCAGAGAATTATTCTCTTGACACATATTTGACACTTGCATTTCAAAAACCCTATTAAATCAATGGTTTCAAGCTTTAAATTACGGAGAGCAAGTCCATCTAACTCTTCATATTTAGCTATAAAATATTCACTACCATCATAATCCGTATCCTGCTCTATTTTTAACGTATAAGGCAATTTTAAATAGTAATTTAAATCTTTCATACGATCACCTTTTCTAAATCTTTTAGTAAAGTTTCAATATGATATTTGCGTATAAGATCTGTAATATTAACTGTTCTCATAGGGATTTCTTTACATAAAGGATGTCTATACATAATATGTCCACCCTTACCTCTATGATTCATTATCTCAAAACCGTACTTGCTTAGCAGAGAAATAAAATCTTTTTTATTCACATTTCTTGGGTTTTTTTTATTTTCTCTAGTATTTTATCACGTTTAGTCAAATAAATGCCACCACCCTAGTGTCACTTATATACCATTACTTTAATAGTATATAAAATAATTTCAAAAAGTAAATGCAAAAACTAGAAACCCTTCATATCAGGA from Staphylococcus sp. MI 10-1553 carries:
- a CDS encoding tyrosine-type recombinase/integrase; translation: MTSFTVTKRKNKNSASWQYDVKHPSFKSGKKRKSGFKTKAEAIFAAQQLIRDLEDGNAIDDKTFKEYYVDWLVIKNKKHLSKRQYYWYERSIKLFEEHFGEGMLIKNITRTEYQKFLNNYGEGHTDETVRKVHGCLSRCLRDALYDGYLKKDPTYNAEVRGTKKSKEEATKFMTIKQYEKLIEYFKTRDEESYIFLFILAITGGRYSDAINMIDIDLNEQDGIIHLRGTKSINADRFVEVSQKDIKLIKSKLAKLPKRIDGKLFKLSHTAVSKSFNHAKKQTGIKDKHITPYALRHTHTSYLLSKGIPIEYISKRLGHYKISVTLDIYSHLLDEHKKEQGQRVRELFS